A genomic region of Miscanthus floridulus cultivar M001 chromosome 3, ASM1932011v1, whole genome shotgun sequence contains the following coding sequences:
- the LOC136545113 gene encoding transcription termination factor MTERF2, chloroplastic-like: MAAAALPHSHPRLRLPLHTPSPASRRRHRSLLRIPSFVAVSRLQNPTTATHPVLPPPAPPPSAALLAAESASLAPRREPRFPGSLSSPTSPAGSASASAGLSEAEDAVLRRALQVRRAVAAEALVATLGGGKIGGLTYIKNLTARMGPFVDRVVVEAAAMRRDHPDLAHMSFNARAKAYIQESGLVELVKWFKHNSMTYPQIAKVVCACSGDLGKVRRMIKWLRSIYVKGDFLGRVLANGGSFLNQSFEELEEIIGYLESLGVRRDWIGYVVSRCPQLLSLSMDELETRVRFYRDLGMDEKDFGTMVYDYPRVLGFLSLEEMNSKVQYLKEFGLSAQELGKLLAFKPQLMACSIEERWKPLVKYLYHLNISRDGMKRMLMVQPTIFCLDLETVIVPKVQFLMDIGVRSDAIGNVLVKFPPVLTYSLYKKIRPVVIFLLTKGGVKQDDIGKVIALDPQLLGCSIAHKLEVSVKYFRSLGIYHFVLGQMIADFPTLLRYNVDILRPKYQYLRRVMVRPLKDLIEFPRFFSYSLEDRIEPRHQTLVANRVNMKLRYMLSGSDEEFAQRVREAVERRARFEARKACPETFSGSSETSRETEATVASACQDNIEVVD, encoded by the exons ATGGCTGCCGCCGCTCTCCCGCACTCCCACCCCCGCCTCCGCCTTCCGCTCCACACTCCCAGTCCcgcctcccgccgccgccaccgctcccTTCTTCGCATCCCCTCTTTCGTCGCCGTCTCCCGCCTCCAGAACCCCACCACCGCGACCCACCCGGTCCTGCCGCCCCCGGCTCCGCCCCCCTCCGCCGCGCTCCTCGCCGCCGAGAGCGCCTCCCTCGCGCCGCGCCGCGAGCCCCGCTTCCCGGGCTCGCTCTCCTCCCCAACAAGCCCCGCTGGCTCCGCCTCCGCATCCGCCGGCCTATCCGAGGCGGAGGACGCCGTCCTGCGCCGCGCCCTCCAGGTgcgccgcgccgtcgccgccgagGCCCTCGTGGCCACGCTCGGCGGCGGGAAGATCGGCGGCCTGACTTACATCAAGAACCTCACGGCGCGGATGGGCCCGTTCGTGGACCGCGTCGTCGTCGAGGCCGCCGCAATGCGGCGGGACCACCCCGACCTCGCGCACATGTCCTTCAACGCCCGGGCAAAGGCGTACATCCAGGAGTCCGGCCTTGTCGAGCTTGTCAA GTGGTTCAAGCACAATTCAATGACATATCCCCAAATCGCGAAAGTCGTTTGCGCATGTTCTGGCGATTTGGGGAAAGTTAGGAGGATGATAAAGTGGCTTAGGTCCATTTATGTAAAAGGAGATTTTTTGGGGCGTGTCCTTGCAAACGGTGGAAGCTTCTTGAACCAGAGCTTTGAAGAACTGGAAGAGATTATTGGCTATTTGGAAAGCCTTGGTGTCAGGAGAGACTGGATTGGGTATGTGGTCAGCAGATGTCCACAGCTGCTGAGCTTGTCAATGGATGAGTTGGAGACACGAGTCAGGTTTTATAGGGATTTGGGAATGGACGAGAAGGACTTTGGCACAATGGTATATGATTATCCAAGAGTTCTTGGATTTTTAAGCCTGGAAGAGATGAACAGTAAG GTTCAATATCTGAAAGAGTTTGGTTTAAGTGCTCAAGAACTTGGGAAGTTACTGGCTTTCAAGCCACAGCTCATGGCCTGTAGCATTGAAGAAAGGTGGAAGCCTCTTGTGAAATACCTGTATCACCTTAACATTTCAAGGGATGGCATGAAAAGAATGTTGATGGTCCAACCAACAATATTCTGTCTTGATTTGGAGACAGTGATTGTACCAAAG GTACAATTTCTAATGGATATTGGTGTGAGGAGTGATGCAATCGGCAATGTGCTTGTGAAGTTCCCTCCTGTATTAACGTATAGCCTGTACAAGAAAATACGCCCAGTG GTTATATTCCTGCTGACAAAAGGTGGAGTAAAACAGGATGACATTGGAAAGGTTATTGCGTTGGATCCACAGCTCTTGGGCTGTAGTATCGCACATAAGCTAGAAGTTAGTGTCAAGTACTTCCGGTCACTGGGCATCTACCACTTTGTGCTCGGCCAGATGATTGCTGACTTCCCAACGCTTCTCAGATACAATGTGGATATCCTGAGACCAAAATACCAGTACTTGAGGCGTGTAATGGTGCGGCCACTGAAAGATCTCATCGAGTTTCCACG GTTCTTCAGTTACTCCCTGGAGGATAGGATAGAGCCTCGGCACCAAACTTTGGTGGCAAACAGGGTCAACATGAAGCTGCGGTACATGCTGAGTGGCTCTGACGAAGAGTTTGCGCAGAGGGTGCGAGAGGCTGTCGAGAGGAGAGCGAGATTTGAAGCTAGAAAGGCTTGTCCGGAGACATTTTCAGGTTCTTCAGAGACATCCAGGGAAACAGAAGCTACAGTAGCATCAGCATGCCAAGATAACATAGAGGTGGTGGATTAG
- the LOC136543280 gene encoding protein app1-like — translation MTIRGSILLYVGSSQPLDEGIFKTEKEKLFSYAQLPSAASCQLVGPPTASTSSLHALALVVALMLVLGSSTCHAARLLTDATAPAAAPAAVPGIPAQPKPTVPAVPAMPAVSAVTVPPMPAVPSAAALLPVPAIVMPKLTLPPIPSVPCVPAVTVPTVPAVPAMPNAATLPSVPVVVVPKLTLPPVASIPKVTLLPIPSSIPGVPTMSSLAPPPKA, via the exons ATGACCATTAGAGGTTCTATACTTCTATATGTTGGATCCAGCCAGCCACTGGATGAAGGAATCTTTAAGACTGAGAAGGAAAAGTTGTTTTCTTATGCCCAGTTGCCATCAGCTG CCTCCTGCCAGCTCGTCGGCCCACCAACGGCCTCCACCTCGAGCCTCCATGCACTGGCCCTCGTCGTGGCACTCATGCTAGTCCTAGGCAGCAGCACTTGCCATGCGGCCCGCCTGCTCACCGACGCCACGGCGCCCGCTGCGGCACCGGCTGCCGTACCTGGTATCCCTGCCCAGCCGAAGCCGACCGTGCCAGCGGTCCCCGCCATGCCTGCCGTTTCCGCGGTCACCGTGCCGCCAATGCCTGCGGTGCCTTCT GCCGCCGCGCTGCTACCCGTTCCAGCCATCGTCATGCCTAAGTTGACGCTGCCGCCGATTCCGTCGGTTCCTTGTGTCCCCGCGGTGACTGTGCCAACGGTGCCTGCTGTGCCAGCTATGCCGAACGCCGCCACGCTGCCTTCCGTTCCAGTCGTCGTCGTGCCTAAGTTGACGCTGCCGCCGGTTGCTTCCATCCCCAAGGTGACGCTGCTGCCGATTCCCTCCTCCATCCCTGGCGTGCCAACAATGTCATCCCTCGCGCCACCTCCAAAGGCCTAA